Below is a genomic region from Anoplopoma fimbria isolate UVic2021 breed Golden Eagle Sablefish chromosome 20, Afim_UVic_2022, whole genome shotgun sequence.
CACTCTCATGTGCTGCAGCTGTGTTCTCTGTTGTACAACCTCTCTGTGTAAACGGTCCCCTCATAAGTAAATGTCCTGATTTTTGCACTCAGCGCATAgattatacatttgttttatatgaaaTCATCATCAAGTGCTGTATTAGCATTTTCTGCACTGCAGGTCGTAGACTCATCAGTGTCTCAGTGTTCACTGAATCATTTATCCAATCGGTTCCCAAAATACTCGCTGTAGAGTGATTCACTACTTACTGAACCAGGGGAGGCGGTTTTACAAGCACTCTTTGATACCTTGTTCTAAAAAAGTCTTTCTGTGGCTGAAATCCAAGAATCAAAGGTTAGCTGATGCAATGTTTTCAATGAGAAATAACTGAATTTGCATCATCCTGTTCAGTGTCAGTGTTTTCATACTGTTTGTATTTCTTGTTCCGGTTTCCTGACAGCTGATTTTATGAATGTAATACTTTCCTGCAGCTAATTCTCAAAAGTCAGTGTTACCTGCCTCCTGTACGTgtcaatagttttttttccccctttcccctttttttcctctgagttttaatgtaaaattaatTTGTACCACAGTCCTCTTCTCTAATAACCTTTTTACTCCTATGAGTCTCCCCCAGGACACATAAAGCtaccagctgcagcagctacATGCTCTCATATCAGATCTCACCAAACAGTCCCTAGCTGACTTCCCACCCATCCATATTTAGCATTAATACAAACTGTGTGGCATAACATGCAAACCCACCAGTTCAGCCCTTTACAAATCcccctggaaaaaaaaataccgACATTGTTGTCTGGGCAAACATTGCATTGCTGTataacattttgcattttgcagtGAAACAGATTTGTCGACACAGTTGTGCTCCCGATAATGAATGATAACATTGTGTGCACACATTATGCTGTCTCCATGAATGATTGCTGTCAGCAGAAGCGGGGCCTGGATTTGATGcgtctccttctctctgtttacTTCTGCCTTTGTGTTCAGAATGCTGACAAGGCAACAGGAGCGAGCCCTTTTCCACAAGGAGTCACAGTACActcgcacacactcacacaaacaaccaCACTCGTCGACAACATCTTCATTTCCTATTCCCTCGTTGTCTAAAGGTTGTAAACCCGctggttgtgtttgttgtttttaaaatgtgtgtccTTTATGTGTCTTCTTCGGTCCGTTCTGTGTACGAATCCACAAAACGACATATATGTGACAGCACCACTGAGCCAATAAGTGGTCAGCAGCTTTAAACCACCAGCTGAAAGCATTTATTAGCTGCAAAGCATTATTGTGGAAAGGCAAGAGGAGGGTTCAAAACCTAAGAAAGCAAAATATTGCTAGTATGAATAAATGCGAGTATGAAGGGAAGGGAGGGTCACAAAACCAATCAGTTGGGGTGTCTGAACAGTCACTCCATAATACAAACCTTTATGTTCaattttatgttcttttctttggaatttttttcatatttctatacTAGTGCTAAATGGATTATCAAAACTGATGATgaatattatgattaaattgttgttattattccTATTGAAGACCAAGAGGTTCTATAGTGTGATTGTGGGTGAAGAGTGGGGGATGGGAGTTGTTGGGACGAAGGTGCAATGATGTTCTACAGAGAGATCGCCCTGTTGTTCAAACCTATAGACACAAAGTtcttttggaataaaaaaatattcaaacagctcttttcctcttccttacTGACATGAGAATGCTGCCATAATACCAGGTGTGCAGAAAGTGCTTTTTACCCAAGTAAAAGTGCCACTAAAACAATTTAACAACTACTGAAGTGAAAGCACAGAGGTATTTTGGAATGAAGTATTCATTCTGCAGGGAAACGGCCCCTACTCCCTTCAAACAACATTAGTCGTCATTGTTTTTATCTATTTCCTGTCATGATAGAGCTTTACATTACATACGGAAAATGAGAAACCAAACATTCGGCAAGCTCTGTGAAAATGTGCAACTTTATTAAGCAGTAGCCACCAACAAAATCAACTTCTGCTTTAAAGAAAACGTAAAGACAATTTAGAGAACTGtgcactgtttttttctttatgcttTGCTCGCAATCATGACTTCATTTGTTGATAAAGCAACAGATAGAATAATCTCAAAAAGCATTACAAACACTTGTAAACACAACTTAAGGACTAACTatcaacagaaaacagatgTAACTgcacaacaaattaaaaaaggtaatACCAGCCCTTATGTTAGCTTTTTTTACACATCaggaaaaaaatcacttttgttCTCATGAGTCCTGACAACACAGATGGTAAATATAATCAAATGTCTTAAGCACTGAGTTTcaacatcaaataaatgaaacatcacagaacatgaaaaaaaaaagaaaaaagagcctTTAAGATGTAAATTAACGTTTTTACAAAGCAAAAAACTGATGTTGTTCTCACATGTTCTGACAGCACAGAGTGAGTCTTCCTGTCTAGTAGTTTGTTTTGACCGGCTCATCTCTCCCTGCAGGCCACgttctctcctccagctccccaGACCTGCCATTCCCTACCTGTCCACCACATCCCCCTCAGACCTTCCCACTGGTCCCAGTCACATGACTCTCAttcacctgctcacctgtttccacttCCCCTAATCAGCCCTGCTGTACATATACCAGCCCCTTTGCCCTGGGCAGTTGCTAGTTTTTCAATGTTGTGCTTCATACTTTTGCTCCCCCTTTTCCTGGGATTGTTACAGTACTGTGCAACCTGAAACCTGCCCTCTTTTCCTGCCTTATACCAGTTTCCTGTGGATCATCAGTTACTTCTGTTTGGACTTCCTACCCATGAAATGAGCCACAACAGACATAATCAGTGCCGTGGCCCCTCAACCCTCAACTAGAATTACCTTCTGGAGGAGATCAGGTAGGCCaactctgtttctttgtttacatctCTCTCAAAAACAGAAAACGCTGGTAACtataatctaaaataataaacaaataaaagtaacaatCTTCTTTTTATGATCTGTTCCTAAACATACCCAAGTAATTTTGTTACCTAAACAGGCTTTACACTGCAGTGGCTGGCTCACGCTCACTGGTCGCTCATGATGTTCGGTATTTGTAGAAGAAGGCACAAAAAAGATACCACATGAGCCGTTGTATCAGGATATGCTGCATTGGAATACATGCAGAACAAGTCTGCATCGTATAATGCtattcttgtttgtttgcgGAAATGGGTAGAATTGGGAGAGAACAAGTAAGAAattgacaaacaacaaaaaggggCATCAAGAATCTAATTTTCACATAGAAAGTGAAACTATAATCGTTTTACCTAATTTAGTTTCCCTTTTTACaatgtttgtctctcttttctttatttaatagttTTGAGATACAGCAACATTGCAAACTATATCTTACTGTTTTCCTGTAATTGAGGAACGCAGTGAAAAATATCATCTGCTCTACTGTTTGATATAACTTTGTATTTTTGGCTTATCCCAATGAAATGAGGCACATTGCATTATGTGAAGTACAGCGTTTGTTTGTGCTGGCATTGGGGTAAACATCCACAGTCTATATTACATGTAACACCCTGAGACTCGTATAGACTTTTTCCTACATATTAAAACAGAAAGGGCTGTAAGAAGCAAACTTCCTGAGTGTAACTTACATTCATCTTTCACTAGAATAAACGGCATCATGTTTTGATTTCTCATCCATTGTTTATTACTGACAACGTTTGTGTCACTTAAAACTGTCTGCTATCATGATTGGCTGGTTGGATTCAGGTGCAGTGAGATTTTTTACGGCTTGAGAAGCATCAAGTTTGGGGTTTTATTGAAAGAATGAGGGTGACagtattctatattttttcatgtcaacaaatcccattaaaagacTAAAACCAACATTTATCCAGTTTTGTCCAAAAgctattgaaaaaaaacagaaatgtaccaccctgttttgtttgttgacctGTTCCcactttataaaatgtttaaaattctGTAAATACTCGCTAATGTGTATGAATCCTCAGCTAAAGTACTTTGCCAACAGATGCAGTTTTTACTCATGTTTGACTAAAAAAGCGCCTTATTGTTTTTGGTCAATCACAAAAACATAGAATGACACAGGCCTTATTATTAATCCAAGGAGCagtttatatacatacatatataaaagtTTACTAAATGTTACCAAAATTATGTTAAATGCAACTTACAGTATAGAAGCTTTAAGAGTTAATTACAGTAAATGCCAATCATAACTTTGAAGCGCTTGACATCTTCAGGATGTGTGTTCGTCATTGGATGGAGGTTTACCATCTCCGTATGATTTGAGCTTGACTTCAGAGAAGACCTAATGTttatgtgagagagagggttTAGAGGATGATACATTAGTGCTATGTGATTTCCATCAAGTTGAATTGttgaaaacaaatgcattttctttgtcaaaagCCCAAAAATCatggaaaaaagttaaattgaactacaatttaaatgtatagCCTCAAACCAACTCAAAGCTCACCTTGCCACTTTCGATCACACATCCCTGGGCCGCTTGTAtctgaaagacagacaggattTTGTTAAGGGAACTGAAATTAAGAGAGGTGGATAAATAAGGTgtggttcagaaaaaaaagaggaacttttttttttttttttttttttttttttacagtgcagaCATGGTGCCTGACCAAAGCCTTACACCTGAGTAAAGACAATAGGTATTAGTCCTTTTGCACTTGACTCAcaagtacattttctttcaattcaTTAAGACCCTTTTGAAGTACAAGTGCTTTAACAAACTGatgaatagatagatagatagatagatagatagatagatagatagatagatagatagtaatGTCTCATGTTGCAACCTCTTGGTCAAGGAGTCTTGGTCACAAACCTTATTCTGATGATGAAGCAAGTCGTGGCCAACATGGTCACTACTATCAGTGCGAATACTCCAGCAGCAATCATTCTTGGTAATATCAGCATCTCTTCtgggaaaagaaacacaacttTGATCGTCAAACCATTTCTCTTGATTGGTATAGTTGAGAAACAAACACGGTATTCACTAAGTGATTGAGAAGAAATGGACAGTAcaattagaaaatataaaacaaaatattgtaatttagTTTATGGCTTGGAGTTATGTTCATGTTGAGGATCTATTTTCACGTTAATATTTCTTACTCACCTCGAACAAGAAGATTGATGGTTCCATCAAACACACCACGAGGAAAGGATGAAATTGTCCAGGTGTAAGATCCTGCATCTCTAAATTCCACATCTCGAATTATCAAAGATTGTTCTTCAATCTCCACTCTCCCCTTTAGAAACGATTCATTAACAGTAACTCCATATATACTACTAGAAACAATAATGTTGATTTTCTCTCCGTCTAGTGGTTCGAAGTCCCAATGAACCCAAATAATCGTATCATCTGGTCCTGGGATGAATTGGCATGGCAGGGTGACATCATGCCCGATGTAACCCGTCACTTTGACTTCTTCTGCTTCAAGAACTGCCAAAAAATAAGGTGATATGGTAGCAGGAGATttgatttaatacttttaaaccACGACATGAATCGGTGTGTCGGTTAATGTAACTAGTTCAAACTAAGAAGATTGCAAGTACATGTCATTATGAGCACGTTGTAAAATGCATTGCTATGGATTAAACTGTTTGTATATATAGTTAAAATGTTCTCTACCTCAACCAGCTAAAACATTAGTAGAGCATTAATATGCAacttaatgcattaataataaagCAGTGATACAACTCTATAAAAGGGTCCATGCTGTTTCTTAATCAACAATTTCACTTGTAATGCTTGAACTACATTTTGCTGCCTATACCTGTACTGcaattttaaaccttttttcttaCCTGGGATCTGGACGTTAATGATCCACAGAAGAACAAGGGGTGATATGCTGCAAATTAACATTGTGAACATCTTCAGGTcgacaaaataatagaaactaTGTGCTTCCTCATCTTCACACTGCAATTCATAGTCGGCTGGATTTCCTGTAGTTTGTTCCAACCTGCTGCCATTAATAACCTTCAGTAGCACAGTGACCTCATGTGGCCAAATGATGATGTGCAGAGTTCCTGTGTGTTGTTGAATAAAAGTGAGGGATAACACCAGATGAttatgaaattatatatatatatatatatatatatatatatatataaaatgtggaATTCGATGAAGTTGCATATATGTTTTCCTAATGGCTAATTTTGAGAATGCACTGAAGCTCTGCATACCAGCATGTCAAAGTTAAACAACTCTTTTCCAtgtaaactctgttttattCCCCAAATGTTTTCAGCTATCTCTCCTTTATCAGGGTGGTGTTTCCTTGAAGCTCAATTATGGATGGGAGTTCATTTCCTTAAGCTTTCATAGAAAGCCTCCCGAGGAAATGCACTGTCTGAGGTGAAACTAAACATCACTAGGATTCAGACTTGTGCAAACAATAAGCTCAGGATTAATGCAAAGGGAAGATTGTGTATAGGTTTTTCACATCTTGGGTAAAACCTACAATGTAAACCAACAGACTAAAACTTTAAGGTTTCCAAGCAGCAAGGATTCTTatgaattcacatttttaatcaaatttaatttacaatttaatgGTGCAAACGCCAGTTCCAGTTAAGTTCATAATAACAGCAACCATGGTAATACTTCCTTTAACCCTACAGTTTTACATCTTATCAAAACCGATTCTGTGAGTGCGGAAACGTATCCGCTGTTAACGACACTCTCACAGCTGCTGTgcttcacacacattcactatAGCAAGTATTTTAACACCTTATGccttaaaagtgttttttttacaacataaaaaacTCTTATTTTCAATTCCTTTTATTCAAGAATCAAACCATTTACATCAAGTTATTATCTTCAGCCATTAATCACCACATCGGATGGACAACTGAcccaataaaacaacatttaaaacaattaatgttGTCTTTATCAGAATATAACTTGGCCAGACCTGGTGCTCCCCCCACCAGAGTCAGAAGGTGACCGTTCTACTGAACAGGGCTACTGGTGACTGTTAATGTCTCTTGTTGGAAATTCAATCAAATTAAGTCACTacaaagaggaacaaaaaagaccacagagaaatataaaaaaaagcataaggACTCACAGCGACtcaaagtgaagtgaagtgatctACATTAGACTACactgagacacaaaacaacaaatggcGCGTTGTGGAGTTTATTGAGCAGTCTGTTAAAGAACTGCCATTTTGTACATCATCCCTTCCACAGCGTGTATTTTTGCTTATTGTTTGTCCTCAGAGTTTAATTACTTAGAAGCTCAAAAAAATGTGTGGTTCATTCTAACTCGTAACCCCAGTGACTTGCATCTGCATTTCTTATTCTCATGCCTGAATAACATGATGACAAACTGCATTTGTCTGAGCTTTATCCACTTCCTGGTGAGACAGACATGACAAAAGTGTGAGAATGTACACGTTTATTCAGCAACAGTagcctgtttttaaaaatagagattttttacagtttatctgTCTGCATGATTTGATAAACAAGTAAATTGACTAAAATATCTCATATGCATTACACAGATTTACATCAACGTTACaagcattgttttttattaaactaaaagGAACAAGTGGGTGTAACTACATAGCAGACATAATTTCACACCCACAAAACGCCACAGTCAGGAAATGCCGCTTTTAAACTGGCAACAGAAAACGACTGTTGGTGAAGTTCAGTGATGTGTGCATTACAACAGCAGCTGTACAAACCATTTTTTGTCACCTTTTTACTTAAGGCGCACTCAGACTGCAACATCTGCAAACAGGACTGACTTGGAACAATGTTCTGCGCAACAGACTTAAGGCAGACAGAATACTGCATCAGGTGaaaatactactacaactattaccAGTATCCTTGCTGCTGGAGCATCACAAtatgcaattattgtttttggttCAAAGCTGCTGCAGACAAGTTTAAAGAAATAGGCAGGGTTAGGAAAGAATAAGGAAGAATTTGTAAGTAAAACCACAACAACTCCAGCCTTCCTCTCTGACTCATAAATCTTGTAAAGAGGTACATCAGTGTCTACACATCATGAAGTCCAACTTAGTTAAATCACAATAAGATGACAATCTAGAAAGTTAATTATATTGCAGAAATTGAGCAACCTTAAAAGTCCATAAGCAGCTTCAGCTCACGCTACACTGGTGTTGCATTGTTAAGTCGGTTCCCTACTGATTTAATTTTTGacttccttttttgtttgtgttcttcctttttttttaaaacaatggaGGAACAGGAACTTTGTGTAATTAGATCTATTGTGACCACTTAGCCATGTTGGCATGAATAAGGGGTTTTCCTCTGTCGAGCATAGCTTTTATAAGTTAAACTTGATAATGTGTTGGAGGTGTGAAAGTTTCCACTATTCCTTCCTGCAATATACGGCATTCAGTGCATTagtatagcagcaaacaactattatcgATTTatagatgtagtggagtaatgtctacttGAGCAGAGTGTATTTGCTCTCCCCCTGTGTCTTGTAATCCGAATTACCTATTTGCTTTTTTGACATAGCTGGTCCAGGCACGCATTCTTTTAGTGCGTGTTGGTGCGTGTTTGTGCATATGAGCGAGCCCACCAGCTAGCTAATGGCTGCCGCTCTGCAATGCTCTCATACGGCAGTGACAGCTGGTAATGCCGTCCTGACCGTCTGCCTCAGTGCAGAAATGTCGTGCCCACCCTCCAGTTGTTGGCTCTGTCAGCCTTTTTGCTGtagtttgcgctgttagcagcATTAGCTtggctcagccgtcgccatgttgagagctgttgagtGGCAATAAAAAATGAACCCGATGGCACCAAACATGTCCATCCGTTAATATGTAGACCTGCAGCACTTTGTTCCAAACTGATATTTCTGGAGTCCTATAACGATGTATTGTGATTAGATTTTGAACTCTTGACTTTTAATTATAGAGCTACAAGGTTGAATTTTATGGCTCAGAGTTGTCATTAAATTTAGAAGAGATATTCAAAGTCCCTAGAGGATACTCTTGTGAACCTCTGACTTTTCCTACACTTATCATGTCAAATATCTCACCATCTGGATTGatatgaaatttggtacaaatATCCAGTTTCATAATCTTTTTACTTTCCCTTTAGCGCCAAAATGGGGTTAACTTTTTAGTTCTTTAAAGTAATATCTCAATGATTTCCAGAGGAATTGCTGTGCaatcatggttcccagaggatgtatTGGAATAACTTTGATCTCCtgactttttcatttacttattttccaACAATCCTcagctgtgttttgtgtttaatgaTAATTAGCGAattttgcatgctaacatgttaaaccaaaacaatgaagacGGTAAACCTGCTAGACATCAACATgctagcattgtcattgttagcatgccgatgttagcatttagctcaaagtacaACATCACAGAACTgatagcatggctgtagactcttgttttttttaagaataccACAGCTAATGAAAGCACTGCAGACTTGGGGGGGAAAATGTaacattgcctttttttctgtatcacCTGCTGAGAGGCTGCAGTGGAAACAGGTCCATCGGAAAACAATATATGAGAGCagacaataaagctgattctgatgtACAGAAGGTCTGGAGCAGCCACAgaggttgttttattttagaagCGGTTGATCTGCTGATTTCACTAAATTATACCAAAATTGTGCTAAATACAacttgctgttattttttttgcattctgcaTAGGGAGAACTTCAACTTCACTTAGGCGTACATTTCATCTCATTTGGGCTGCTGACGAAAAATTAAGACCTCGGAGTACGTGACATCATCCGCTGTGTGTTTCTTGCAGGCAGAGTCTCTTGACTGTTTGAGCTTGACGTGAGAATAGACCACAGCCTATGAATAAGTGTGAGACAGAGTGTTTAGATGGAGGCCTGCTCAGTCATATCATTATGTTGCTTTAGTGAAACAACAGTAACATTACTACAATTAATGAGACCAAAATGTATCCAACTTAAATTCAGACATGTTGTTTCAAACCAGCTCACCTCGTCTCGCACAAGGACAGATGGCCTGGCCACATCCCTCACTGGACCACCTGTATCTGAAAGACGGAAACACTTTGAGTCAAGggaactgaaacacacaaagatatTAATTGATCATTTGTGGCTATTGGTTTTGTTCTCACCAACGTAGACGCGTTGCCTGACCCTAGGATCCCATCTGAATGAAGAAATCAAGAGTCGTGATCAGTTGCATGAGGTTGTCCGTATTTTACTTTAGATGTGAGGTGACTTTTCTTTCTGAtccttaaaaaactttttttataaattacatATTTACAGAAGCCCTGAGAAGCAAGGGAGAGAAAATAATCTagtcatttatttcagtttagtctaaatagttttctcctgtgtttttgacttaaggcaaaaaaaaggtttggccTGGATAATCTTTATAGGTTActtactttaatttttttacatctgtgaaacaggtggtggaaatagttttgtttgaatttaaatttgttatttttttcacacttgCCGAAGTGCTTCTGTATTCCTtcttaattatatattttaaaaaatgataaaacaaaccaacaaaagacacatttttatgtttt
It encodes:
- the LOC129109685 gene encoding uncharacterized protein LOC129109685 isoform X2, producing the protein MWNQVMQDLTPGQFHPFLVVCLMEPSIFLFKKPLSSGLVSAIVIAVIVLLVIMVALIYLIFIRRWDPRVRQRVYVDTGGPVRDVARPSVLVRDEAVVYSHVKLKQSRDSACKKHTADDVTYSEVLIFRQQPK